Within the Streptomyces sp. NBC_00554 genome, the region GGACGCCAAGTACGTCCGTGACGCCGACGCCCAGTCGCCCGCGGGCGGTGCGAGTTCCACGGCCCGTGACATGGCCACCTGGATGCGGCTGCAACTCGCGAACGGCAAGCTCGGCGGCGAGCAGATCATCCCCGCCGACCCGCTGGAGCGCACCCACCTCCCCGAGATCGTCAGCAACCCCCCGCATGCCCCGGCGGGCCGCACCGGCTTCTACGGCCTCGGCTGGAACGTCAGTTACGACGACCAGGGCCGGCTGCGCCTGAGCCACTCCGGCGCCTTCGCACTCGGCGCGAACACCAACGTGTCGTTGCTGCCCGGCGAGGAGCTCGGCATCACGGTGCTCACCAACGGAGAGCCCGTGGGGCTGGCCGACTCGGTCGCGCTCGACTTCTTCGACACCGCCCAGTACGGCAAGCCCACGGCCGACTGGCTCTCCCTGGCCGCACAGGTGTACCAGCAGGGAGAGGAGGCGGGCCGCTCCCCCACCGACTACACCAAGCCCCCCGAGGACGCGGCCGACGCCCAGCCCGACGACACGTACACGGGCACCTACGACAACGACTTCTACGGACCGCTCACCGTCACGGCCGCGAAGAACGGTGAACTGACCATGAGCCTCGGTCCGAAACCGATGACCTTCCGGCTCACGCACTTCGACGGCGACACGTTCAGCTTCGAAACGGTCGGCGAGAACGCGACCGGCCTGTCCGGCGTCACCTTCAACACCGACTCGGACGGCGCGAAGGCGGGGAAGGTGACCATCGAGGCCTTCGACGAGAACGGCCTGGGCACCTTCACCCGCTCCTAGAGCCTGTCCTGCCGTCTACCACTTGCCGGGCGCGTAGTCCTTCATGAACACCCCGTACAGGTCCTCGCCCTGCTCACCGCGGACGATCGGGTCGTACACGCGGGCCGCGCCGTCGATGAGGTCGAGCGGGGCGTGGAAGCCCGCGTCGGCGAGGCGCATCTTGTCGGGGTGCGGGCGTTCGTCGGTGATCCAGCCGGTGTCGACGGCGGTCATCAGGATGCGGTCCTTCTCGAACATCTCCTGGGCGCTGGTGCGCGTGAGCATGTTCAGGGCGGCCTTGGCCATGTTGGTGTGCGGGTGTCCCGCGCCCTTGTAGCCGCGGTTGAAGACGCCCTCCATCGCGGAGACGTTCACGATGTAAGTGCGGTTGGCGTCGGCCGCGGACATCGCCGAGCGCAGGCGGCTGATGAGGATGAACGGCGCGGTGGAGTTGCAGAGCTGGACCTCGAGGAGCTCGACCGGCGTGACCTCCTCGACGGACTGGATCCAGCTGTTGGTGTCGTGCAGGTCGGGAACCAGCCCGCCCGCGTCGATCGCCGTACCGGCCGCGATCCGCTCCAGGGACGCCGAGCCGGACACCAGCGCGAGGTCGGTGACCTCCTTCGCGGTCAGCGCGCCGCCCCCGGCGACCGGGAGCGCGGCCACGGCGCCCGAGCCGAAGGTGCCGATCACCTCGGCGGGCGGCAGCTCACCGGTGGGCAGCGGGCCCGATTCGGCGGCGAGCAGTTCGCTGTAGGCGCCCGGCGAGCGGCGTACGGTCTGGGCCGCGTTGTTGATCAGGATGTCGAGCGGGTCCTCGGCGGCCACGGACTCGGCGAGCGCGACGACCTGGGCGGGGTCGCGCAGGTCGATGCCGACGATCTTCAGTCGGCCGATCCACTCGTCGCTGTCGGGCATGGCCTTGAAGCGGCGGATCGCGTCGTTCGGGAAGCGCGTGGTGATCGTGGTGTGCGCGCCGTCCCGCAGCAGCCGCAGCGCGATGTACATGCCGATCTTGGCGCGGCCGCCGGTGAGCAGCGCGCGCTTGCCGCTGAGGTCGGTACGGGCGTCGCGGCGGGTGCGGTTCTCGGCCGCGCACTCCTGGCAGAGCTGGTGGTAGAAGTAGTCGACCTCGACGTACCGCTTCTTGCAGATGTAGCAGGAGCGCGGGCGCTGGAGTATCCCCGCGATCTCGCCGGCGTCGGTCACGGAGGAGGGCAGGATGCCTTCCGTCTCGTCGTCGATGCGCTGGGCGGAGCCGGTGGCCGTGGACTCCGTGACCGCCTTGTCGTGGGCGGTCTTGGCGGCGCGGCGGTCCTGACGGCGGCGCTGCTTGACCGTCCGGTAGACGCCCGCCGTGGCGCGGCGCACGGCGATGGCGTCGGGGTGGTCGACGTCGATCTTGTCGAGCTCGTCGAGCACGCTGAGGCAGACGGCCAGCCGCTCCGGGTCGATGCCGGGCCCCTGCGACGCCTCCGCGACCTCTGCCGTGTACCCGGCGGGGGTCGCCTGGCTGTCCTCTGTCACCGTCATCGCCGTTGCCGTTCCTCGGGTTCCGCGCCGCGCTCGAACCGCGCTCGCTTTCGAAGGCGGAATTTTACGGAGCAATCGCCCGTGGTACCAAACCCGCGATGATCACCGGCGTTCTCAGGAGGCGCAGGCGGCGTTCAGCGCCGCCACCTCCTCGGTCAGCGCACGGGCCAGCACGTCGAGGTCCGGGACGGCCTCCGCGTCGGCCAGGAGCCCGTAGTGGACCTGCCCGCGGTACGTCGAGACGGCCACCGCGAGTGCCTGGCCGCGGGCCAGCGGGGCGAACGGAAACACCTCGGTGAGCGGGCAGCCGCCGAGTTTCAGGCCGAGGCTGGGCAGCGGAACGCTGGTGACGAGGATGTCGAAGAGCAGCCGGGCCGCCTGACCGACGACGGGTCCGCCGATCCGGTGCCCGAGCGGCGGCACATGGTCGGCTAGCAGCGCGACGGCGCCCGCTCCCCGGTTGGGCCCTGCGTCCTTGTTGCGGTCCATGGCGGTACGGACCGCGCGCAGCCGTCCGAGCGGATCCGGATCGTCGACCGGAAGCCGTATCAAGTACCCGGAGAGCCGGTTGCCCTGTGGGTGCGCGGTGCGCGGGCGGCGCTTGGAGACGGGGATCAGGGCCCGGGGTGCGACGCCTTCGCTGCCGTCGCCGCGCTCGTCGAGCCAGCGGCGCAGGGCGCCCGCGACGACGGCGATCAGGACGTCGTTGACGGTGCCGCCGACGGTCTTGCGGACGCGGTGCACGTCGTCGAGATCGATAACCACGCCCGCGGTGCGGCGGGTGCCGGTGGGCTCCGAGGTCAGGGCGGGCGAGGACTGTACGCCCAGGGTCGCGCGGGCGACCGAGGCGCCGATGTCGAGGGCCCGGCCCACGTCGGAGAGGGTGCCACGGACCAGGCCAGGCAGCTTGCGGACGTCCGGGAAGAGCCCTCGGGGCGGCTCGGCGGGGCGCGGGCGGGGTTCCGGCAGGTCCATCGGGTCCATGATCGCGGCCGCGAGCATCAGCGCCCTCAGCCCGTCGGCCAGTGCGTGGTGAAATTTGAAGAGCACGGCGAACGACACGCCGTCCTCGCCGGGCAGCACATGCGCCTCCCACGGCGGCCGGTCTCGCTCCAGCGGGCGTTCCATGAGGCGGCCCGCTTCCGCGTGGAAGTCGTCGGTCGGCGCGTGCAGCGTCACGTGGTCGAGCGGCTCGAAGTCCGGCGCGGGCTCGCGGGTTGCCCCGCCGAAGGCCGGCGGGAAGGTGAGCGGGAAGGCCAGCGGCTGCCATACGTCACGGATCCGCATGCGCAGCCCGGGGACTCCGGCCGCGCGGGCCGCCAGCAGGTCGGCGGCGTGCGCGCCCGCGGTGGGCGAGTGGGCCGTGAAGACACCCAGGGCGCCGAGGTGCATGGGGTGCTGGGCGGACTCGATGTTCCAGAACGCCAGGTCGAGTGGTGCGAGCAGGTCGGAGGTCAAAGGCTTGCTCTCGCGTCGACGACGGGTGAGCAAGCAGTCAAACCCGGACAGGTGATTACGGTCAAGTACGATCAAGCTACGCTCAGTTAACAGCAGATTAAGTCCAGTCACGGGTCCCGCCTCGGTGGGAGAGGCGGGACCCGTGTGACCCCTGAGGTCAGTTCAGCGCAGGTGGGGCCGCCTCCGCGGACGTCCCCCACTCGGACGGCTCATCGCCGACCGTGAAGGCCAGCGAGCCGATGCCCCGGAGCGCGTCGGTCGTCAGGTACGTACGGCCGTACGAGGATCCGTTCACCTGGGCCGACTGGATGTACCGGTCACTGTCCGAGGTGCCCGGAGCGGTCACCGTCAGAGCGCCGCGCGGGTAGTAGCGCCGGTCGAGTGTGAGGTCGATCCGCTCGAATACGGGCGTCGACAGGCCCCAGGTGTCGTAGCCGGGCTGCACCGGGAAGATCCCGATCGACGACAGGACGTTCCAGGCGGACATCGTGCCCAGGTCGTCGTTGCCGGTCATTCCGGTCGGCGCGTCTGTGAACAGGGTCAACGCCGCATGCACCACGTCGGTCGTCTTCCACGGCTGACCGGTCGACAGATAGGTGTACGGCGCGATCAGGTCGGGCTCGTTCTGCGGGTTGTACTTGTCCGCGTTGTAGTAGTCGTACGGGCCGTTGACCCACACCTCACGCGCCGTCTTCGCGGGATCCTGAAGGAGCTGCTCGTACGCGAAGAACGAGTCGAGCCGGTCGTTGGCCGCCTGCTTGCCGCCGATCAGGTCGACCATCCCCGGCAGGTCCTGCGGCACGAGCCACTGGTACTGCCAGGACGTGCCCTCATGGAACCCCTCGCTCTGGGCCGGGTCGGCCGACCCCGTGAAGGCCCCGGAGGCATCGCGCGCACGGAAGAAGCCGGTCGAACCGTCGTAGATCTCCCGGTAGTTCTCGGACCGGGCGGCATACCGCGCCGCGTCGGCGTCATGTCCCAGGTCCTGCGCCATCGCGCCGAGCATGGCGTCCGACAGGGCGTACTCCAAGGTCGCGGACGCACCGTGGTCGTAGTCCGAGTCGCCGGGCTTCGCGTGCGGGCGGCCCTTGATGTAGGGCGCGAAGCCGTTCGCGATGTACTCCTCGTTGGCCTCGCGCCCCACTGCCGACGAGTCGGCGGGCGGAACCCCGTCGGCGTTCTTCTTCAGCGCGCGGTACGCCCGCTCCTCATACCCCTTGAGCAGACCCTGCTGGTAGGCGTTGGTCAGGAACGGGGTGACCGGATCGCCGGTCATGATGTTCGTCTCGACCGTGCCGTACCCCCACTTGGGCAGCCAGCCGCTCTCCTCGTCGATCTTGATCACGGAGATCGCCATGTCCCGTGCCTCACGCGGTGCGAGCAGGGAGAGAAGCTGCGACTGGGTGCGGTAGGTGTCCCACAGCGACCAGTTCTGGTAGTAGGTGAAGCCCTTTGCGCGGTGGACCTTCTGGTCCCAGCCGGTGTAGCGGCCGTCGGCGTCGCTGCCGATGTTGGGCGCGAGGAAGGACCGGTAGAGGGACGAGTAGAAGGTGCGGCGCAGGGTGTCGGTGCCTCCCTGGGCGCGTACGTCGTTCAGCCGGTCCTCCCAGGTGCGGTCGGCCTCGCCCCGGACGGTGTCGAACGAACGGCCGCCCTCGGAGCGGAGGTTGAGCGCCGCACCGCGGGCATCCACGTAGCTGAGTGCGGTGGTCGCCTCCACCGTGCGGTCCTTCGTCGTGTCGAAGCGGACGAAGGCGCCGTCACGCCCGGCCTGGGACCCGGTGGTGACCGTTTCGCCGTCCCAGGTGCCGTAGGTGGTGAACGGCCGGTCGAAGCGGGTGATCGTGTAGACGGTGTACGGCTTGGTGTCCTGGCAGAAGCCGCTGCCCGTGATCGCGGTGCGCACGGTTCGGTTGTCGAGGATCTCGACCTTGGTGGAGACCGTCCTGTGCAGCGACTGTCCCGCGTTGAGCAGGACGTTGGCCTTGTCCGTGGCCGGGAAGGTGTAGCGCTGCACACCGGTGCGTGCGGTGGCCGTCAGCTCGGCGTCGATGCCGGTCTTCAGGCCGACCTTGTAGTAGCCGGGGCTCGCGGATTCCGTGTCGTGGCTGAACTCGGCCTGATACCGGCCGTAATCCGTCTCGGTCACGTCACCGGTGGTCGGAAGGACGGGCAGGTCGCCTCCGAGCCCGCAGCCGACGCCCGACAGATGGACGAGGGAGAAGCCGCGGATGTGGTTCTGGGAGTAGTCGTAGCCCGTGTTGTGTCCGGTGTCCGGGGAGAACTGCACCATGCCGAAGGGCACGGCGGCACCGGGGTAGGTGTTGCCGTCGTTCTCCGTACCGATGAACGGGTTGACCAAATCGGTGAGTCGACCGGCGCTGGGCCCGGCGGCCTGGGCGGCGGGGGCGGCGAACAGCGCGGACGCTGCCACCGCCCCCGCCATGAGCAGGCGCAGGTGCCGGGCCCATCTCATGGGACTCACAGGATTCATGGGACTCAAGGGGAGACCTCCGTTGTCGTGACGTCAGGAACTGGGGCAGCCCGCCGGGGTCGCCCGGGACGCGTCACGGATCAGTGCCTCGTGCGCGGCCCTCACTCGCTGGACGTCCGGCTTCATGACCTTGCGGTCGTAAGTCAGGAGCCCGTTGAGCTCGCCCTCGACATCCGAGATCTGCGTGTAGACGGCGCCGTTGGATCCTCGGCAGGCCAGTTGGCGCACCTCGTCGAGCCGGGCCAGGTAGTCGTCCGTGTAGGTCGCCGGGTCCACGTCGACGTACGACTGCTGCACCGACCAGGCATGACCCGGTACCGCGAGCCCGAGGCCGCCGTACTCGCCGGTGACCAGGGCCCGTTTCCCGTCGGGGGCGGGTGGCAGCGCGGGGCTCGGATAGCCGTGCTCGTCCATGATGTCGCCGGTGCCTCCGTCGGCCCCCAGGTTGAGGCCCGACATGCCGTTCACCAGGCGGGTCGGATCCCAGGCCTTGGCCTGGTCCGCGATGCGGGCCTCGTCGTACTGCCCCCAGCCCTCGTTGAAGGTCACCCACATGACGACCGAGGGGCTGCTGATGTGCTCGTCGATCAGCTGCTTCATCTCGCGCTCGTACTCGGCGCGGGCCGCGGTGTCCGGGTTCACCCCGGCGGTCATCGCGGGCATGTCCTGCCAGACCAGCAGGCCGAGCCGGTCGGCCCAGTAGAACCAGCGGTCGGGCTCCACCTTGATGTGCTTGCGTACGGCGTTGAAGCCCAGCTCCTTGTGCATCCTCAGGTCGTAGGCGAGGGCCTCGTCCGTCGGTGCCGTGTGCAGGCCGTCTGGCCAGAAGCCCTGGTCGAGGGTGGCCATCATGAAGACGGGTTCGCCGTTGAGGACGGTGCGCGGGGTGCCGTCGATCTTCTCCACCGCGATCGAGCGCATACCGAAGTAGCTGCCGACACGATCGCCGCCGACGGTCACCCTGAGGTCGTAGAGGAAGGGGTCGTCCGGGGACCAGAGTCGCGGATCGGCGATCTTCAGTGTCAGTGGCTGTCCGGTGCGGCCGCTCACCGTCGCGACCTTGTTCTTTCCGTCGTACGCCGTTGCCGTGACCGCGAGGCCGTCCCGAACACCCCTCGCCTCTATGGCGAGTTGGCCGTTCGCGACGTCGGGCGTGAGCTTGAGCGAGTCGATGTGGTCCGCCGCGACGGGCTCCATCCACACCGTCTGCCAGATGCCGGAGGACGGGGTGTACCAGATGCCGCTGGGGTCGAGGCGCTGCTTGCCGAGGG harbors:
- a CDS encoding SDR family NAD(P)-dependent oxidoreductase, which translates into the protein MTVTEDSQATPAGYTAEVAEASQGPGIDPERLAVCLSVLDELDKIDVDHPDAIAVRRATAGVYRTVKQRRRQDRRAAKTAHDKAVTESTATGSAQRIDDETEGILPSSVTDAGEIAGILQRPRSCYICKKRYVEVDYFYHQLCQECAAENRTRRDARTDLSGKRALLTGGRAKIGMYIALRLLRDGAHTTITTRFPNDAIRRFKAMPDSDEWIGRLKIVGIDLRDPAQVVALAESVAAEDPLDILINNAAQTVRRSPGAYSELLAAESGPLPTGELPPAEVIGTFGSGAVAALPVAGGGALTAKEVTDLALVSGSASLERIAAGTAIDAGGLVPDLHDTNSWIQSVEEVTPVELLEVQLCNSTAPFILISRLRSAMSAADANRTYIVNVSAMEGVFNRGYKGAGHPHTNMAKAALNMLTRTSAQEMFEKDRILMTAVDTGWITDERPHPDKMRLADAGFHAPLDLIDGAARVYDPIVRGEQGEDLYGVFMKDYAPGKW
- a CDS encoding GH92 family glycosyl hydrolase, translating into MRWARHLRLLMAGAVAASALFAAPAAQAAGPSAGRLTDLVNPFIGTENDGNTYPGAAVPFGMVQFSPDTGHNTGYDYSQNHIRGFSLVHLSGVGCGLGGDLPVLPTTGDVTETDYGRYQAEFSHDTESASPGYYKVGLKTGIDAELTATARTGVQRYTFPATDKANVLLNAGQSLHRTVSTKVEILDNRTVRTAITGSGFCQDTKPYTVYTITRFDRPFTTYGTWDGETVTTGSQAGRDGAFVRFDTTKDRTVEATTALSYVDARGAALNLRSEGGRSFDTVRGEADRTWEDRLNDVRAQGGTDTLRRTFYSSLYRSFLAPNIGSDADGRYTGWDQKVHRAKGFTYYQNWSLWDTYRTQSQLLSLLAPREARDMAISVIKIDEESGWLPKWGYGTVETNIMTGDPVTPFLTNAYQQGLLKGYEERAYRALKKNADGVPPADSSAVGREANEEYIANGFAPYIKGRPHAKPGDSDYDHGASATLEYALSDAMLGAMAQDLGHDADAARYAARSENYREIYDGSTGFFRARDASGAFTGSADPAQSEGFHEGTSWQYQWLVPQDLPGMVDLIGGKQAANDRLDSFFAYEQLLQDPAKTAREVWVNGPYDYYNADKYNPQNEPDLIAPYTYLSTGQPWKTTDVVHAALTLFTDAPTGMTGNDDLGTMSAWNVLSSIGIFPVQPGYDTWGLSTPVFERIDLTLDRRYYPRGALTVTAPGTSDSDRYIQSAQVNGSSYGRTYLTTDALRGIGSLAFTVGDEPSEWGTSAEAAPPALN
- a CDS encoding serine hydrolase, whose amino-acid sequence is MGVRRQARTQKRTALIAAAVASLLSASYAASGSAAAAAPPPQPPPQLTQAKVDDAVATLDRVIQDGMKKTGVPGVAVAVVYKDQVVYVKGFGDREVGQSGAVDPDTVFELASLSKPLASTVVAGAVGDKTIGWDDPVAGELPRFALKDPWVTEHVTVADLFSHRSGLPDHSGDLLEDLGYDRTYILEHLKYEPLSPFRASYAYTNFGVTAAGEAVANANDTTWEKLSEETLYGPAGMNSTSSLFSDYDQAKDKAVTHVKAADGSWDAKYVRDADAQSPAGGASSTARDMATWMRLQLANGKLGGEQIIPADPLERTHLPEIVSNPPHAPAGRTGFYGLGWNVSYDDQGRLRLSHSGAFALGANTNVSLLPGEELGITVLTNGEPVGLADSVALDFFDTAQYGKPTADWLSLAAQVYQQGEEAGRSPTDYTKPPEDAADAQPDDTYTGTYDNDFYGPLTVTAAKNGELTMSLGPKPMTFRLTHFDGDTFSFETVGENATGLSGVTFNTDSDGAKAGKVTIEAFDENGLGTFTRS
- a CDS encoding wax ester/triacylglycerol synthase family O-acyltransferase, encoding MTSDLLAPLDLAFWNIESAQHPMHLGALGVFTAHSPTAGAHAADLLAARAAGVPGLRMRIRDVWQPLAFPLTFPPAFGGATREPAPDFEPLDHVTLHAPTDDFHAEAGRLMERPLERDRPPWEAHVLPGEDGVSFAVLFKFHHALADGLRALMLAAAIMDPMDLPEPRPRPAEPPRGLFPDVRKLPGLVRGTLSDVGRALDIGASVARATLGVQSSPALTSEPTGTRRTAGVVIDLDDVHRVRKTVGGTVNDVLIAVVAGALRRWLDERGDGSEGVAPRALIPVSKRRPRTAHPQGNRLSGYLIRLPVDDPDPLGRLRAVRTAMDRNKDAGPNRGAGAVALLADHVPPLGHRIGGPVVGQAARLLFDILVTSVPLPSLGLKLGGCPLTEVFPFAPLARGQALAVAVSTYRGQVHYGLLADAEAVPDLDVLARALTEEVAALNAACAS